One genomic region from Caldibacillus debilis DSM 16016 encodes:
- a CDS encoding Na(+)/H(+) antiporter subunit B: protein MKPNDVILHMAAKIAVIIIFTFAIYLFMSGHHHPGGGFIGGLTFSSGIVLLYLAFDIESIRKNLPVDFKKVAAFGIILSILTGAAAMLSGEPFLTQTFGKVDLPIFGETELASAVLFDTGVALAVIGTAVNIILSISEDQKSWKR from the coding sequence ATGAAACCGAATGACGTGATCTTGCATATGGCCGCTAAAATCGCCGTCATCATCATTTTCACCTTCGCCATCTATTTGTTCATGTCGGGGCATCACCATCCCGGCGGCGGTTTCATCGGCGGGCTGACCTTCTCCAGCGGGATCGTCCTGTTATACCTGGCTTTCGATATCGAATCGATCCGGAAAAACTTGCCGGTCGATTTCAAAAAAGTCGCCGCCTTCGGCATCATCCTCTCGATCCTGACGGGGGCTGCCGCCATGCTTTCCGGCGAACCGTTTTTGACGCAAACCTTCGGAAAAGTCGATCTTCCGATTTTCGGCGAAACGGAGCTGGCATCGGCCGTGCTGTTCGATACGGGCGTCGCGCTGGCGGTCATCGGCACCGCCGTCAATATCATTTTAAGCATTAGCGAGGATCAGAAATCATGGAAACGTTGA
- a CDS encoding Na(+)/H(+) antiporter subunit C has protein sequence METLIAVLVGILFAVGTYLILTRQMLRVILGISLLGHAVNLLILATGGLKKGRPPLLSENGAAFADALPQALILTAIVINFAVTAFLLVLSYRTYQKYGTDSLDDLRGNDDE, from the coding sequence ATGGAAACGTTGATTGCGGTACTTGTCGGAATTTTGTTTGCCGTCGGCACTTACCTGATTTTGACCCGGCAGATGCTCCGGGTGATTTTGGGGATTTCCCTGTTGGGACACGCCGTCAACCTCCTCATTTTGGCGACCGGCGGGCTAAAAAAAGGCCGGCCCCCGCTCCTTTCGGAAAACGGGGCAGCCTTTGCGGATGCCTTGCCCCAGGCCCTGATTTTGACGGCCATCGTGATCAACTTTGCGGTGACGGCTTTCCTGCTTGTGCTCAGCTACCGCACGTACCAAAAATACGGAACCGATTCTTTGGATGACTTGAGGGGTAATGATGATGAATAA
- a CDS encoding universal stress protein has translation MNEKISRMDECILVCVSYGPNGERLIRRGCKIADMLNCPLYILTVDAKPFDEMDAEKTYYIEKWKKLADSLHSAEFILRDNEKRPVAKVIAEVAREKHVTQIIIGQTAQSRWEQITKGSLINALLKEIPFVDLHIISVGRYIKDEEGQYDKGVRAYLIKEGGQYRLTFNHTKDVAYEGIFFKEHGTDFDNGIFKFMKDKETIHVYVNDGIVADLQEAKMNEPIYIKDSRE, from the coding sequence ATGAATGAGAAAATCAGCCGGATGGATGAATGCATACTGGTATGTGTTTCTTATGGTCCGAACGGCGAACGACTGATTCGCCGCGGCTGCAAAATCGCCGATATGCTCAATTGCCCGCTGTACATTTTGACGGTGGATGCGAAACCGTTCGATGAAATGGACGCGGAAAAAACCTACTATATTGAAAAGTGGAAAAAACTTGCGGATTCATTGCATTCCGCCGAGTTCATCCTGAGGGATAACGAGAAAAGACCGGTGGCAAAAGTGATCGCGGAAGTGGCGCGCGAAAAGCATGTCACCCAGATCATCATCGGGCAGACGGCTCAAAGCCGCTGGGAACAAATCACGAAAGGTTCGCTAATCAACGCCCTTTTAAAAGAAATCCCCTTTGTCGATCTCCATATCATTTCCGTCGGGCGGTATATCAAGGATGAAGAAGGGCAATACGATAAAGGGGTCCGCGCCTACCTCATCAAAGAAGGAGGGCAATACCGCCTGACCTTCAACCACACGAAAGATGTCGCCTATGAAGGCATTTTTTTCAAGGAACACGGCACGGATTTCGACAATGGGATTTTCAAGTTCATGAAGGACAAGGAAACGATCCATGTATATGTGAACGACGGGATTGTCGCCGACCTGCAGGAAGCGAAAATGAATGAGCCGATATACATCAAAGATTCCCGCGAATGA
- a CDS encoding Na+/H+ antiporter subunit A: MHFFLFLLGIPFLFILLVPILYKLFNPRVHIGWFVLAAPVILFVHLFRFLPEVRSGSVPVFTVPWIPSLGMNLTATVDGLSLLFGLLITGMGALVILYSVYYMSKTRDALHNFYIYLLLFMGAMLGVVFSDHLLVLYVFWELTSIASFLLIAFWYERKTSRAGALKALLITVSGGFSMLAGFIILGMISGTASIREIIAQAGELRGDPLFVPAMVLILVGAFAKSAQFPFSIWLPDAMEAPTPISAYLHSATMVKAGLYLVARLTPVFGGTALWFWLVSGAGIVTLLYGSITAVKQADLKALLAYSTVSQLGLIMSLLGIGSLAWLYENEALASAFAVAMFAGIFHLFNHSVFKGSLFMTVGIIDHETGTRDIRRLGGLMNVMPVTFTVALIGAFSMAGLPPFGGFLSKEMFFEGTLKTSAVADFGLDAFGAVFPAFALAASVFTFVYCMIFVFKTFAGKYRPETFKRKIHEAPPGMLIPALLLAAVTVLVFFFPDVPAEWILRPASLAAVPASVGRFGEISAWHGFSPPLLMTAGVVLAGVLLYRTLEKWSPLYRHYPQKFTLNAIYVWMLEQYESLSRTLTDRYMTGSARHYLMYIFLFFILGVGGFLLASGGLGADLANDAPIGLFDAVVVVSIILAALTAAMTNNRITAIVALSVAGYMVVILFVIFRAPDLALTQMVVETVTTVLFLLCFYHLPQLEKRMEKPKFKLTNFLTAAGVGLVVTLFTLAAFDHKLFKPITAFFENSYELAGAKNIVNAIIVDFRGFDTLLEISVLTAAGLGVYTLVRLGMKGRDADETE, from the coding sequence TTGCATTTTTTCCTGTTTTTGCTGGGGATACCCTTTTTGTTCATCCTTCTTGTACCAATATTATATAAACTTTTCAACCCGCGCGTCCATATCGGCTGGTTTGTCCTGGCGGCGCCGGTCATCCTGTTCGTCCATCTTTTCCGGTTTCTCCCGGAGGTCCGCTCCGGAAGCGTTCCGGTCTTCACCGTGCCGTGGATCCCTTCCCTGGGGATGAACCTTACGGCAACGGTGGACGGGCTGAGCCTGCTGTTCGGCCTGTTGATTACCGGCATGGGTGCATTGGTCATTCTGTATTCCGTTTATTATATGTCCAAAACCCGCGATGCCCTGCACAACTTCTATATCTATTTGCTGCTGTTCATGGGGGCCATGCTCGGGGTCGTTTTTTCCGACCATCTTCTCGTCTTGTATGTGTTTTGGGAATTGACGAGCATCGCTTCGTTTTTGCTGATCGCCTTCTGGTATGAGCGGAAGACTTCCCGCGCCGGCGCGCTGAAAGCCTTATTGATCACGGTTTCCGGAGGCTTTAGCATGCTGGCCGGCTTCATCATCCTGGGGATGATTTCGGGGACGGCCAGCATCCGGGAAATCATCGCCCAGGCCGGTGAGCTCCGCGGCGATCCGCTGTTCGTTCCGGCAATGGTGCTCATCCTTGTCGGCGCCTTTGCCAAATCGGCCCAGTTCCCCTTCAGTATCTGGCTCCCCGATGCGATGGAAGCGCCGACGCCGATCAGCGCCTATCTTCATTCGGCCACGATGGTCAAAGCCGGCCTCTATTTGGTTGCCCGGCTGACGCCCGTCTTTGGAGGAACGGCCCTTTGGTTTTGGCTCGTATCCGGAGCAGGGATCGTCACCCTCCTGTACGGTTCCATCACCGCGGTGAAACAGGCGGATCTGAAAGCCTTGTTGGCCTATTCGACGGTAAGCCAGTTGGGGCTCATCATGAGCCTTTTGGGCATCGGATCCCTCGCCTGGCTGTACGAAAATGAAGCCCTCGCCTCGGCGTTTGCCGTGGCCATGTTCGCCGGCATCTTCCATTTGTTCAACCACTCGGTCTTTAAGGGAAGCCTGTTCATGACCGTCGGCATCATCGACCATGAAACCGGCACGCGCGATATTCGCAGGCTCGGCGGGCTCATGAACGTGATGCCTGTCACCTTCACCGTCGCGCTCATCGGCGCCTTCTCCATGGCGGGGCTGCCGCCGTTCGGCGGATTTTTGAGCAAGGAAATGTTCTTTGAAGGGACGCTGAAAACAAGCGCCGTCGCCGATTTCGGGCTGGACGCCTTCGGCGCGGTCTTCCCCGCGTTCGCTTTGGCGGCCAGCGTGTTCACGTTTGTGTATTGTATGATTTTTGTCTTTAAAACGTTTGCCGGAAAATACCGCCCGGAAACATTCAAACGCAAAATCCACGAAGCGCCGCCAGGGATGCTGATCCCGGCGCTTTTGCTGGCTGCTGTCACGGTACTTGTCTTCTTCTTCCCCGACGTGCCGGCCGAATGGATCCTCCGGCCAGCGTCATTGGCCGCCGTTCCCGCATCTGTCGGAAGATTCGGGGAAATTTCCGCCTGGCACGGGTTCTCTCCGCCTTTGCTCATGACCGCGGGAGTGGTTTTGGCTGGCGTTTTGCTGTATCGGACGTTGGAGAAATGGTCGCCCCTTTACCGCCATTATCCCCAAAAATTCACATTGAACGCCATCTATGTCTGGATGCTGGAACAATATGAATCCCTTTCCCGGACGTTGACGGATCGCTATATGACCGGTTCGGCGCGGCATTATCTGATGTACATTTTCCTCTTTTTCATCCTGGGAGTCGGCGGCTTTTTGCTGGCCTCGGGCGGTTTGGGCGCGGATTTGGCCAACGACGCCCCGATCGGCCTGTTTGATGCGGTGGTTGTGGTTTCCATCATTTTGGCCGCCCTGACCGCCGCCATGACGAATAACCGCATTACGGCCATCGTCGCCTTGAGCGTGGCGGGCTATATGGTCGTCATTTTGTTCGTCATTTTCCGGGCGCCGGATTTGGCGCTCACCCAAATGGTGGTCGAGACGGTCACGACCGTGCTGTTTTTGCTCTGCTTTTACCATTTGCCCCAGCTGGAAAAACGTATGGAAAAACCGAAATTCAAGCTAACCAACTTCCTTACCGCCGCCGGGGTCGGCCTCGTCGTGACGCTGTTTACGCTGGCGGCGTTCGATCACAAGCTGTTCAAACCGATCACGGCCTTCTTCGAAAATTCCTATGAATTGGCCGGGGCTAAAAATATCGTCAATGCCATTATCGTCGATTTCCGCGGTTTTGATACCTTGCTGGAAATCTCCGTGCTGACGGCGGCCGGCCTCGGGGTCTATACCCTCGTCCGGCTCGGCATGAAAGGGAGGGATGCGGATGAAACCGAATGA